One window from the genome of Dermacentor silvarum isolate Dsil-2018 chromosome 7, BIME_Dsil_1.4, whole genome shotgun sequence encodes:
- the LOC125947098 gene encoding uncharacterized protein LOC125947098 yields the protein MDDQRDWNPWRRRPQPLPYYQVPADRRVAGEAMWREYPAYPQLGRQQLRDGGMAGVPGRGQYYEVPRPAPREPYAVREKPPPMAHRGANVAPTYQAPLRPSAILPHRAEPAPRQLPYAHKQAPAATCPSIQTSSSFGVMAIPSPAAVRRRSASRGGSAVYANFSRSTPTSDESGVYACAKACSCDGCSRTPQAGRN from the exons ATGGACGACCAGCGAGACTGGAATCCTTGGAGACGTCGGCCCCAGCCTCTGCCTTACTACCAAGTTCCGGCTGACAGAAGAGTTGCTGGCGAGGCTATGTGGAGAGAGTATCCTGCTTACCCACAGCTTGGCCGCCAGCAGCTGCGGGACGGTGGCATGGCCGGAGTTCCGGGCCGTGGCCAATACTACGAGGTTCCACGGCCCGCTCCTAGAGAGCCCTACGCGGTTCGCGAGAAACCACCTCCCATGGCCCATCGGGGAGCTAATGTGGCTCCCACGTACCAAGCTCCTCTTCGTCCTTCCGCAATTCTTCCTCACCGAGCAG AGCCAGCTCCCCGGCAGTTGCCTTACGCGCACAAGCAGGCGCCTGCTGCTACCTGCCCCTCCATACAGACCAGCAGCTCCTTCGGTGTCATGGCAATCCCATCACCAGCAGCTGTACGCCGCCGCAGCGCCTCACGTGGCGGCAGCGCGGTCTATGCCAACTTCAGCCGCTCAACCCCTACAAGCGACGAGAGCGGCGTCTATGCCTGTGCCAAAGCCTGCTCCTGTGATGGTTGCAGCCGCACCCCCCAAGCCGGCCGCAACTAG